The Acidobacteriota bacterium genome includes a region encoding these proteins:
- a CDS encoding GNAT family N-acetyltransferase, with protein MSQAIVDALPVLTRDELCLREVHATDAAALVALFARPDVSAHLDPPPATVDDFLTWITLSQSRRADNRAACYTLLAGNQEVSGLFMALRLEGDSRAEIGFAMSPGLWGSGVFKRAVDLYLDFLFNEWGVKTLVGRTLVRNARGVGAMRKLGATIVEESVRNGQPEYIWTLQRQKS; from the coding sequence GTGAGCCAGGCGATCGTGGATGCTTTGCCGGTGCTGACGCGGGACGAACTGTGCCTGCGGGAAGTGCACGCGACCGACGCGGCGGCGCTCGTGGCGCTGTTCGCGCGGCCCGACGTGTCGGCGCACCTCGATCCGCCGCCGGCGACCGTCGACGACTTCCTCACCTGGATTACCCTCAGCCAGTCGCGCCGCGCCGACAACCGTGCCGCGTGCTACACGCTGCTGGCCGGCAACCAGGAAGTGTCGGGCCTGTTCATGGCGCTGCGCCTGGAGGGCGACAGCCGCGCCGAGATCGGCTTCGCCATGTCACCGGGTCTGTGGGGCTCCGGCGTCTTCAAGCGAGCCGTGGACCTCTACCTCGATTTCCTGTTCAACGAATGGGGGGTCAAGACGCTGGTCGGCCGGACGCTCGTCCGCAACGCCCGCGGCGTCGGCGCCATGCGCAAGCTCGGCGCGACGATCGTCGAGGAGTCGGTGCGCAACGGCCAGCCTGAATACATCTGGACGCTGCAGCGGCAGAAGTCTTAG